Proteins encoded together in one Caldicellulosiruptor saccharolyticus DSM 8903 window:
- a CDS encoding DUF402 domain-containing protein, whose protein sequence is MRLIRKRFYPEEEVDISSDEVVYMNNEILVTKWLPIKKREDIKWGASCVYLKKGIKISKVFDYNDRLLYTYCDIIDTHIDNDKIVTEDLLIDVIVFPDGSYKIADIDELICLRKENKISEEIVLMALERLNLLLTDLYNGFELDKVEKYLKKGVN, encoded by the coding sequence TTGAGGTTAATCAGAAAAAGGTTTTACCCCGAAGAAGAAGTAGATATCTCATCAGATGAAGTAGTTTACATGAACAATGAAATCCTTGTAACAAAGTGGCTTCCTATTAAAAAAAGAGAAGATATCAAATGGGGTGCTTCTTGTGTGTATCTTAAAAAAGGTATTAAAATTAGCAAGGTTTTTGATTATAACGATAGACTGCTATACACTTATTGTGATATTATAGATACGCATATAGACAATGATAAGATTGTAACAGAAGATTTGCTGATTGATGTTATAGTTTTTCCAGATGGAAGCTACAAAATTGCTGACATTGATGAACTAATTTGTCTTAGAAAGGAAAACAAGATTTCAGAAGAAATTGTTCTTATGGCGTTGGAGAGATTAAACCTTCTACTTACTGATCTTTACAATGGCTTTGAGCTGGACAAGGTTGAAAAATATCTTAAAAAAGGAGTGAATTAA
- the mltG gene encoding endolytic transglycosylase MltG, whose translation MSVLLLAILLKIQKPKTKEVYVEIPQNTSVKNVAMILKEKGIIKNPYLFMLYVKINNYKIAAGSYKLSSSMSYKELCEVLQKGVVFKKTIRFTIPEGFTCVQIAKRLSSLGIVDEKKFLDEINNCDFDFRFKYSSKNVKYKLEGFLYPDTYEIYVGESEKDIIIRMLNRFLEIYNSIKHKKTTQLDDIQTVILASIVEKEAKKDFERPIIAGVFLNRLNQGIKLESCATVEYILPFHKEVLSYEDIKIKSPYNTYLYKGLPPSAVCNPGKESLLAALDPQKTDYLFFVAKKDGSHIFSRTYEEHLKTQKQLKEGKK comes from the coding sequence ATGAGTGTCCTGCTGCTTGCAATCTTGTTAAAGATTCAAAAACCTAAAACTAAAGAAGTTTACGTTGAAATTCCGCAAAACACCTCTGTAAAAAATGTTGCTATGATTCTAAAGGAAAAAGGAATAATAAAAAACCCTTATCTTTTCATGCTCTATGTAAAAATTAACAATTACAAGATAGCAGCAGGAAGTTACAAACTCTCTTCATCTATGAGCTATAAAGAGCTTTGTGAGGTTTTGCAAAAGGGTGTTGTGTTCAAAAAGACAATAAGATTTACTATTCCAGAAGGTTTTACATGCGTCCAGATAGCAAAAAGACTGAGTAGTTTGGGAATTGTTGATGAGAAGAAGTTTTTAGATGAGATTAATAACTGCGACTTTGATTTTCGGTTTAAATATTCTTCAAAAAATGTAAAATACAAGCTTGAAGGGTTTTTGTATCCTGATACATATGAAATATATGTTGGTGAATCTGAAAAGGATATAATTATAAGGATGTTAAATAGATTTTTAGAGATTTACAATAGCATAAAACATAAAAAGACAACCCAGCTTGATGATATTCAAACAGTAATCCTTGCCTCAATTGTTGAAAAAGAGGCTAAAAAAGATTTTGAGCGTCCAATTATTGCAGGTGTGTTTTTGAACAGGTTAAACCAAGGGATAAAGTTAGAAAGTTGTGCGACAGTTGAATATATTCTACCATTTCACAAAGAAGTTTTGTCATATGAGGACATTAAAATTAAATCGCCATATAATACATACCTTTACAAAGGACTTCCACCTTCGGCGGTATGCAATCCGGGAAAGGAGAGTTTGCTTGCTGCATTGGATCCTCAAAAGACAGATTACTTATTTTTTGTCGCAAAAAAAGATGGAAGCCATATATTTTCAAGGACTTATGAAGAACATTTAAAAACACAAAAACAACTAAAAGAAGGGAAAAAATAA
- a CDS encoding O-methyltransferase produces MDISQDILNQFIRSKLTNIDRELLKIEEYAKKHNIPIVSREVSRLLTILTMLRKPKRILEIGTAIGYSTLSMHIGFPEAKIISIEMDFDMVMQAKRNVKEFNAEDKITIIGGEAEEVLQAIDGEFDMIFFDAAKAQYIDYFNLTKDKMSKECLLVCDNVLFKGMVVGRRYLVRRKITITKRMNKFIKMIEDDPEFVMTLLPISDGVLIAIKK; encoded by the coding sequence ATGGATATATCCCAGGATATTTTAAATCAGTTTATAAGGTCAAAGCTTACAAATATTGACAGAGAACTTCTAAAAATTGAAGAGTATGCTAAAAAGCATAATATCCCAATTGTTTCAAGAGAGGTTTCAAGGCTTCTTACAATCCTAACAATGCTGAGAAAACCAAAAAGAATATTAGAAATTGGGACAGCTATTGGTTATTCAACACTTTCAATGCACATAGGCTTCCCTGAAGCAAAGATAATTTCTATTGAAATGGACTTTGACATGGTTATGCAGGCGAAAAGAAATGTAAAAGAATTTAATGCAGAAGATAAAATAACTATCATCGGTGGCGAGGCAGAAGAGGTTTTGCAGGCGATAGATGGGGAGTTTGACATGATATTTTTTGATGCTGCCAAAGCCCAGTACATTGACTATTTTAATCTTACAAAAGATAAGATGTCGAAAGAGTGTTTACTTGTTTGTGACAATGTACTTTTCAAAGGTATGGTTGTTGGAAGAAGATATTTAGTTCGAAGAAAGATTACAATTACTAAAAGAATGAACAAATTTATAAAGATGATTGAAGATGACCCAGAGTTTGTAATGACACTTTTACCAATTAGCGATGGAGTTTTGATTGCTATCAAAAAGTAG
- a CDS encoding RCC1 domain-containing protein, which yields MISNARKNLKVRKKEKIKYILFLFLVSMILITLSTFYIKASNDMGKKIVYVDTGGNQNLAITENGELYEWELGGTLESRYLPTKVMEHVKIAKAGWAHVLAIDQSGNLYCWGNNEYGQLGDGTKESKTTPVKILGNVVAIAAGNYHSLAVTKNGDLYAWGLNDRGQLGNGTRVDCNKPIKIMTNVKDVAAGWYTSFAITKNGDLYGWGANEVGQLGDGSKIDKIKPVKIMSGVQSVSAGSNHVLALTKKGELYAWGYNNDSELGFDPGWGKNFSEKPVRVNFKDIKGISYIYAGESYSLLIDKNGVLWGLGRGYTDTIVIKNKFRQSNNGKLMEFKPVKIMSNVMLASGKLAVTKDKKLYIFCNNTGPFIFGAPERVDRPVLIMKNVSLCSAGADHSLALTKDGKLYGWGNNSYNQLGNGTKNPLCRPTKIDINVGEIIGILAGTQRSFLINKKGELFGWGSNINNTIDFSNNKIISKPKMVLKEIRQVDTNQNETFVVTKNGKMYALIFVVQAERDTLKWQIIKENRQKMYNITNNVDKISAGYQTLILKKDGTLYALKGKTSWKGSHTQIESYVIEKVLNNVVSMASGYDHCLAVTKDGSLYAWGSDPAHGEIGNGIAIPNLRIDKPVKVMDNVKMVAAGANRSFALTKNGEVYAWGFNLGTLGTDTDSWYEPRPVKVFEGAVWISCKGGHVLALTREGDLYGWGDNSLGQVGIGGIIIFKPTQVIIR from the coding sequence ATGATTAGTAATGCTAGAAAAAATTTAAAAGTAAGAAAAAAAGAAAAAATAAAATATATCTTATTTCTATTTTTGGTGAGTATGATATTGATAACATTGAGCACTTTCTATATAAAAGCATCAAATGATATGGGAAAGAAAATAGTATATGTTGATACGGGCGGTAATCAAAACCTTGCTATAACAGAAAATGGAGAACTTTACGAATGGGAGTTAGGTGGAACTTTAGAATCTCGATATTTGCCTACAAAAGTAATGGAACATGTTAAGATTGCAAAAGCCGGATGGGCACATGTATTAGCAATAGACCAGAGTGGGAATTTATATTGTTGGGGTAATAACGAGTATGGACAATTAGGAGATGGGACAAAAGAGAGCAAAACTACTCCTGTAAAAATTTTGGGAAATGTAGTTGCAATAGCTGCTGGTAATTATCATAGCTTGGCAGTTACAAAAAATGGAGATTTATATGCATGGGGACTCAACGATCGCGGACAGTTAGGAAATGGGACAAGAGTTGACTGTAACAAACCTATTAAGATTATGACAAATGTTAAAGATGTAGCAGCTGGATGGTATACAAGTTTTGCTATTACCAAAAATGGTGATTTATATGGATGGGGTGCAAATGAGGTTGGACAGTTGGGTGATGGCAGTAAAATAGATAAAATTAAACCAGTAAAAATAATGAGTGGGGTTCAAAGTGTTTCTGCAGGAAGTAATCATGTTTTGGCATTAACCAAGAAAGGTGAGTTATATGCGTGGGGCTACAACAATGATAGTGAGTTAGGATTTGATCCGGGATGGGGTAAAAATTTCAGTGAAAAACCGGTAAGAGTAAATTTTAAAGACATAAAAGGTATTTCATATATTTACGCAGGTGAATCTTACAGTTTGTTAATTGATAAAAACGGGGTATTATGGGGATTGGGACGAGGTTATACTGATACTATCGTAATCAAAAATAAGTTTCGCCAATCTAATAATGGTAAACTCATGGAATTTAAGCCTGTTAAGATAATGTCAAATGTTATGTTGGCATCTGGTAAATTAGCAGTGACGAAAGATAAAAAGTTATACATTTTTTGCAATAACACTGGACCATTTATCTTTGGTGCGCCAGAAAGAGTAGATAGGCCTGTTTTAATCATGAAAAATGTTTCTTTATGTAGTGCGGGTGCTGACCATTCTCTTGCTTTAACTAAGGATGGAAAATTATATGGATGGGGCAATAATTCATATAATCAGTTAGGGAACGGAACCAAAAATCCCTTATGTAGGCCCACAAAAATAGATATTAATGTTGGGGAAATTATAGGAATTTTAGCAGGAACTCAACGTAGTTTTTTGATTAATAAAAAAGGTGAACTTTTTGGGTGGGGAAGTAATATAAACAATACTATTGACTTTAGCAACAATAAAATAATTTCAAAACCTAAAATGGTATTAAAAGAAATTAGACAAGTAGATACTAATCAAAATGAAACATTTGTTGTAACAAAAAATGGTAAAATGTATGCGTTAATTTTTGTTGTTCAAGCAGAACGAGATACTCTTAAATGGCAAATTATCAAAGAAAACAGACAAAAAATGTATAACATAACAAACAATGTAGACAAAATTAGTGCAGGGTATCAGACTCTAATCTTGAAAAAGGACGGGACCTTATATGCATTGAAAGGTAAAACTTCATGGAAAGGAAGCCATACGCAAATCGAATCATATGTGATTGAGAAAGTATTGAATAATGTGGTATCAATGGCAAGCGGTTATGACCATTGCTTGGCTGTTACAAAAGATGGAAGTTTATATGCCTGGGGCAGTGATCCAGCTCATGGGGAAATAGGCAATGGAATAGCAATACCCAATCTTCGAATAGATAAGCCTGTAAAAGTAATGGATAATGTAAAAATGGTAGCTGCAGGTGCAAATAGAAGCTTTGCATTAACAAAAAATGGAGAAGTTTATGCATGGGGATTTAATTTGGGAACACTTGGAACTGACACAGATTCATGGTATGAACCCAGACCTGTGAAAGTGTTTGAAGGAGCTGTATGGATATCTTGTAAAGGAGGACATGTATTGGCATTGACAAGAGAAGGGGATTTATATGGTTGGGGAGATAATAGTTTAGGTCAAGTAGGAATTGGTGGTATTATTATCTTTAAGCCAACACAGGTAATAATACGGTAA
- a CDS encoding peptidase U32 family protein, producing the protein MRIKKPELVAPAGDLEKLKVAVVYGADSVYIGGKEFGLRKYAGNFDFEEMKEGIEFAHKHGKKVYLTANIFARNEDIKKVDEFFDSIKDLGFDGIIVSDLGIFKKAERLGIPIHISTQANTTNFESARFWYELGAKRIVLARELSLEEIKEIRQNIPSELELEAFVHGAVCISYSGRCFLSAYMTYRDANRGECAHPCRYKYYIMEEKRPGQYFEVFEDVDGTYIFNSKDLCMVEHIDKLVEAGIDAFKIEGRMKSSFYVGTVVSVYRKAIDRYLQDPEHFEVDPQWIEEIAKCSHRSYTTNFYFGKPSHNDYKFDSSKYIREYEFIGIVKEVLEDGWAVVEQRNRFFRGDVAEVMLPDGTYFVQKLDNIFDLEGNPLDVVPHAQQLTKIKFDKPVVEFAMLRKKVEE; encoded by the coding sequence ATGAGAATAAAAAAACCTGAGCTTGTTGCACCGGCAGGGGACTTAGAAAAACTAAAGGTCGCGGTAGTGTATGGTGCAGACAGCGTTTATATAGGCGGTAAAGAATTTGGACTGAGAAAATACGCTGGAAATTTTGACTTTGAGGAGATGAAAGAAGGTATCGAGTTTGCTCATAAACATGGTAAAAAGGTATATCTCACAGCAAATATATTCGCAAGAAATGAAGATATAAAAAAGGTTGATGAGTTTTTTGACAGCATAAAAGATTTAGGATTTGATGGAATAATAGTATCAGATTTAGGTATTTTCAAAAAAGCGGAAAGACTTGGAATTCCTATTCACATAAGCACTCAGGCAAACACTACCAATTTTGAAAGTGCCCGATTTTGGTATGAGCTTGGTGCAAAGAGAATAGTGTTGGCAAGAGAGCTTTCCTTAGAAGAGATAAAAGAAATTCGTCAAAATATACCCTCAGAATTAGAGCTGGAGGCTTTTGTACACGGTGCTGTTTGTATATCATATTCAGGAAGATGTTTTCTGAGTGCGTATATGACATACAGAGATGCAAACAGGGGTGAGTGTGCACATCCCTGCAGATACAAATACTATATCATGGAAGAAAAAAGACCCGGTCAGTATTTTGAGGTATTTGAAGATGTCGATGGAACGTATATCTTCAACTCAAAAGACCTTTGCATGGTTGAACATATTGATAAGTTAGTAGAAGCAGGAATTGACGCTTTTAAGATAGAAGGAAGGATGAAGAGCAGCTTCTATGTAGGAACAGTCGTGAGTGTATACAGAAAAGCAATTGACAGGTACTTACAAGATCCAGAACACTTTGAAGTTGATCCCCAGTGGATTGAGGAGATAGCTAAGTGCTCACACAGAAGCTATACAACAAACTTCTATTTTGGAAAACCATCACACAATGATTATAAATTTGACTCAAGCAAATACATTCGTGAATATGAATTTATTGGCATTGTAAAAGAAGTTTTAGAAGATGGCTGGGCAGTGGTTGAACAACGAAATAGGTTTTTTAGAGGGGATGTAGCTGAAGTGATGCTGCCAGATGGAACATATTTTGTCCAGAAACTTGATAACATTTTCGACTTGGAAGGTAATCCTTTAGATGTTGTACCGCACGCTCAGCAGCTTACTAAAATAAAATTTGACAAACCAGTTGTTGAATTTGCAATGCTTAGAAAAAAAGTAGAAGAATAA
- the sigK gene encoding RNA polymerase sporulation sigma factor SigK, translating to MFYIENANSFPHPLSDEEEEMHLKKMWEGAIEARNILIEKNLRLVAHIAKKYTLSFPNLTDDIISVGTIGLIKAIETYSQEKNTRLSTYAAKCIENEILMYLRQNKKFLSQISLENPIGSDKDGNEITLIDVLQSDQDDIDDQVNVKIQIKNLLRKLDKILKGREKHIIELRYGLKNGKERTQMEVANLLGISRSYVSRIEKKALKKLYNELQKSCKESY from the coding sequence ATGTTTTATATCGAAAATGCAAATTCATTCCCCCATCCTCTTTCTGATGAAGAAGAGGAAATGCATTTAAAAAAGATGTGGGAAGGTGCGATTGAGGCAAGAAATATCTTAATTGAAAAGAATTTGCGCCTTGTTGCTCATATTGCTAAAAAGTATACCCTGTCATTTCCAAATTTAACAGATGACATTATTTCTGTGGGAACTATTGGCCTTATTAAAGCTATTGAGACGTATTCTCAAGAAAAAAACACAAGGCTTTCAACATATGCAGCAAAATGTATTGAAAATGAGATATTGATGTATCTTCGCCAAAACAAAAAGTTTTTATCTCAAATTTCGCTTGAAAATCCCATTGGCAGTGATAAAGATGGGAATGAAATAACGCTTATAGATGTTTTACAAAGTGACCAAGATGATATAGATGACCAAGTAAATGTGAAGATACAGATAAAAAATTTATTGAGGAAACTTGACAAGATTTTAAAAGGGAGGGAAAAACACATAATAGAGCTTCGGTATGGGCTTAAAAATGGCAAGGAAAGAACTCAAATGGAGGTTGCCAACTTATTGGGTATATCTCGTTCATATGTCTCTCGGATTGAGAAAAAGGCTTTGAAAAAGTTGTACAATGAATTACAAAAGAGCTGTAAAGAGAGCTATTAA
- a CDS encoding DUF5680 domain-containing protein produces MLDLLQRTIIEGRLSCYVKKTKEFNPYEKSDVYDWEFKKEINRYIFKDSYRGFNPYAGVEIIIEKDSNKVVWICDYVGYVLDKCPIGANQVYDFLKEARAKHLVECKDNLFKDFTYEKELLKYKSIFELKATGVLEKTDIYYDKELIAQHIASGIVKI; encoded by the coding sequence ATGTTGGACTTATTGCAAAGGACAATAATTGAAGGAAGGTTGTCTTGCTATGTGAAGAAAACTAAGGAGTTTAATCCATATGAAAAATCAGATGTTTACGATTGGGAGTTTAAAAAGGAGATAAACCGATACATTTTTAAAGATTCTTATCGTGGATTTAATCCCTATGCAGGGGTTGAAATAATAATTGAGAAAGACAGTAATAAAGTAGTATGGATATGTGATTATGTTGGTTATGTTTTGGATAAATGTCCAATTGGTGCAAATCAAGTATATGATTTTTTAAAAGAAGCTAGGGCTAAGCATTTAGTGGAATGCAAGGATAATCTATTTAAGGATTTTACATACGAAAAAGAATTATTAAAATATAAATCGATATTTGAACTTAAAGCAACGGGAGTATTGGAAAAAACTGATATTTATTATGATAAAGAATTAATTGCCCAACACATTGCATCTGGAATTGTGAAAATATGA
- a CDS encoding dihydropteroate synthase has translation MIIIGEKINSTVKNVAEAIKEGSFEYIVELAKKQYLAGAHYIDINAGAFVDIETEVLKRMIESIQKEIDAPLSIDSPRPEVIGEVMKIYKGERAIFNSVIYEEGILSRALPIIKEYNMKVVALLMDDVGIPDEPEKRVEIAKRLVDRLTSNGILEEDIFLDPMLQPVSVDQRYVYVALETIKLIRKEFENVNIICGLSNVSFGLPKRRWLNRAFLPIAIYFGLNSCIADPLDDVLMKLIYAAEALSGRDEFCMEYITKAREGFLA, from the coding sequence ATGATAATTATTGGTGAGAAGATTAACTCAACAGTCAAGAATGTTGCTGAAGCAATAAAAGAGGGCAGCTTTGAATACATTGTAGAGCTTGCCAAAAAACAGTATTTAGCAGGAGCTCATTATATAGATATAAATGCAGGAGCTTTTGTGGATATTGAAACAGAAGTTTTAAAAAGGATGATTGAAAGTATTCAAAAGGAGATTGATGCCCCGCTTTCAATTGACAGTCCAAGACCAGAGGTCATAGGAGAGGTTATGAAAATTTATAAAGGAGAAAGAGCCATCTTTAACTCTGTGATATACGAAGAGGGGATTTTGTCAAGAGCGCTACCTATTATCAAAGAGTACAACATGAAGGTAGTTGCTCTTTTGATGGACGATGTTGGTATACCTGATGAGCCTGAAAAAAGAGTTGAGATTGCAAAAAGGCTTGTTGACAGGTTAACAAGTAATGGCATTCTTGAAGAAGACATATTCTTAGATCCAATGCTCCAGCCAGTGTCTGTTGACCAAAGATATGTTTATGTTGCGCTTGAAACAATAAAACTCATTAGAAAAGAATTTGAAAATGTAAATATCATCTGCGGTCTTTCAAATGTGTCATTTGGACTTCCAAAAAGAAGATGGTTAAATAGAGCATTTTTGCCCATTGCCATTTATTTTGGCTTAAATAGCTGCATTGCTGACCCGTTAGATGATGTTTTGATGAAGTTAATCTACGCTGCAGAGGCCCTTTCAGGTCGAGATGAGTTTTGTATGGAATATATTACAAAGGCAAGGGAAGGATTTTTAGCTTGA
- a CDS encoding DUF512 domain-containing protein has product MLRISNIQQNSLADKCGFKPGDIVLKINGYEINDIVDYLYYSKEEKLTIEYLRDGKIYKIGLINKKLKPLGIEFKYEKVKRCVNKCIFCFVDQLPKGMRKTLYIKDDDTALSILSGNYITLTNLTEKDFEKIVKFHLSPLKISIHTTNPTLRKFILKNPRAALILDQIEFLAKHNIEFDVQVVLMKGINDGFELDRTISDLSKFYPNIRSTAVVPVGLTKYREGLYPLEPFSKDDAKKVLNQISEWQRKFKKEFGTKLVFASDEFYIKAQEDIPGCEFYEDFRQIENGVGLLALFRRQFLGALKKLKPDYNLKKHVTLITGVSAYDFMKDLIKVFNRKFPNVKVDIVKIVNNFFGHTITVAGLLTGKDIIDQLQNVNIGDYILIPSCALNYENKFLDDVHIDELKEIFKCPVYPVENHGRKLLYYLLKGGEKC; this is encoded by the coding sequence ATGTTAAGAATTTCTAATATACAGCAAAATAGTTTGGCAGATAAGTGTGGTTTTAAACCAGGAGACATAGTTTTAAAAATAAATGGTTATGAGATAAATGATATAGTTGATTACTTGTACTATTCCAAGGAAGAGAAACTTACAATTGAGTATTTGAGAGATGGGAAAATTTATAAAATCGGGCTTATAAACAAAAAATTAAAACCTCTTGGAATAGAGTTTAAATACGAGAAAGTTAAAAGGTGTGTAAACAAGTGTATATTCTGTTTCGTTGACCAGCTTCCAAAAGGTATGAGGAAGACTCTTTATATAAAAGATGATGATACTGCACTTTCAATTTTAAGTGGTAATTATATTACACTTACGAACTTAACTGAGAAAGACTTTGAAAAGATAGTTAAATTTCATTTAAGTCCTCTGAAAATCTCTATTCATACAACAAACCCAACCTTAAGAAAATTTATCTTGAAAAACCCCAGGGCTGCACTGATTTTGGACCAGATAGAATTTTTAGCAAAACACAATATAGAGTTTGACGTCCAGGTTGTTCTCATGAAAGGAATAAATGACGGCTTTGAGCTTGACAGAACAATCTCTGATTTGTCAAAATTTTATCCTAATATTCGCTCTACAGCAGTTGTACCAGTTGGACTTACAAAATACCGTGAGGGATTATATCCTTTGGAGCCTTTTTCTAAAGATGATGCAAAGAAGGTCTTGAATCAAATATCAGAATGGCAAAGAAAATTTAAAAAAGAATTTGGTACCAAGCTTGTTTTTGCATCTGATGAGTTTTATATCAAAGCTCAAGAGGATATACCAGGTTGTGAGTTTTACGAGGATTTTAGGCAAATAGAAAATGGGGTGGGTTTGCTTGCACTGTTTAGAAGACAGTTTTTAGGAGCATTAAAGAAACTAAAACCAGATTATAATCTTAAGAAGCATGTAACACTTATAACAGGTGTTTCGGCATATGACTTTATGAAAGATTTAATAAAAGTATTTAACAGAAAATTTCCAAATGTGAAAGTTGATATTGTAAAAATTGTGAACAATTTCTTTGGACATACTATTACAGTTGCAGGGCTTCTCACTGGCAAAGACATAATTGATCAGCTACAAAATGTTAATATTGGTGATTATATTTTGATTCCTTCATGTGCTCTTAACTATGAAAATAAGTTTTTAGATGACGTTCATATAGATGAATTGAAAGAAATATTTAAATGTCCAGTTTACCCTGTAGAAAATCATGGCAGAAAGCTACTTTACTATTTACTAAAAGGTGGTGAAAAGTGTTGA